A genomic region of Venturia canescens isolate UGA chromosome 7, ASM1945775v1, whole genome shotgun sequence contains the following coding sequences:
- the LOC122414199 gene encoding uncharacterized protein isoform X1: MVIFAISLWVSLLIAVTNGVAIHNHDDENNNNDPQTQQQMKDPLASLKSIEKEMENLKKDAQNNLTSIINELDDLCEGKLKDMWDDLNQKRRAFYQLKTKTSNENSNCSLLLTNLGHSVTEVERNLMDCVNEQSEKGKRYFEYIENVISTVLRRLEDSKTAAGRCSSGDNIERFNTYLLNGMKVPKILWPELSSSISQFKDFRRSLPAYLTSCTFVKNEAYRLDLSTYVDARCPVGIPDVQ; this comes from the exons atggtgatatTTGCAATTTCTTTGTGGGTTTCCTTGCTCATCGCT GTGACAAACGGAGTAGCAATTCACAACCACGATGACGAGAACAACAACAATGATCCACAGACCCAACAGCAAATGAAAGACCCCTTGGCAAGTTTAAAATCAATCGAGaaggaaatggaaaatttgaaaaaggaCGCACAAAATAATCTCACATCGATAATTAATGAGCTCGATGACTTGTGCGAAGGCAAACTCAAAGATATGTGGGACGATTTGAATCAA AAACGGCGAGCGTTTTACCAACTGAAGACCAAAACTAGCAATGAGAATTCAAATTGTTCACTATTGCTTACAAACTTGGGACATTCAGTTACCGAAGTGGAGCGTAATCTGATGGATTGTGTAAATGAGCAATCTGAAAAAGGCAAAAGATACTTTGAATACATCGAGAACGTAATCTCGACTGTGTTGAGACGATTGGAAGACTCGAAAACGGCAGCTGGCCGATGCAGCTCCGGAGACAACATCGAGCGCTTTAATACGTATTTGCTAAAC GGCATGAAGGTTCCGAAGATATTATGGCCCGAACTCTCCTCATCGATCAGTCAATTTAAAGATTTCCGGCGGTCGCTGCCAGCCTATTTGACGTCTTGTACTTTCGTCAAGAATGAAGCCTACCGATTGGACTTGTCCACCTACGTTGATGCTCGCTGCCCCGTAGGGATACCTGACGTTCAATGA
- the LOC122414199 gene encoding uncharacterized protein isoform X2 — translation MKDPLASLKSIEKEMENLKKDAQNNLTSIINELDDLCEGKLKDMWDDLNQKRRAFYQLKTKTSNENSNCSLLLTNLGHSVTEVERNLMDCVNEQSEKGKRYFEYIENVISTVLRRLEDSKTAAGRCSSGDNIERFNTYLLNGMKVPKILWPELSSSISQFKDFRRSLPAYLTSCTFVKNEAYRLDLSTYVDARCPVGIPDVQ, via the exons ATGAAAGACCCCTTGGCAAGTTTAAAATCAATCGAGaaggaaatggaaaatttgaaaaaggaCGCACAAAATAATCTCACATCGATAATTAATGAGCTCGATGACTTGTGCGAAGGCAAACTCAAAGATATGTGGGACGATTTGAATCAA AAACGGCGAGCGTTTTACCAACTGAAGACCAAAACTAGCAATGAGAATTCAAATTGTTCACTATTGCTTACAAACTTGGGACATTCAGTTACCGAAGTGGAGCGTAATCTGATGGATTGTGTAAATGAGCAATCTGAAAAAGGCAAAAGATACTTTGAATACATCGAGAACGTAATCTCGACTGTGTTGAGACGATTGGAAGACTCGAAAACGGCAGCTGGCCGATGCAGCTCCGGAGACAACATCGAGCGCTTTAATACGTATTTGCTAAAC GGCATGAAGGTTCCGAAGATATTATGGCCCGAACTCTCCTCATCGATCAGTCAATTTAAAGATTTCCGGCGGTCGCTGCCAGCCTATTTGACGTCTTGTACTTTCGTCAAGAATGAAGCCTACCGATTGGACTTGTCCACCTACGTTGATGCTCGCTGCCCCGTAGGGATACCTGACGTTCAATGA
- the LOC122414196 gene encoding nucleolar protein 11, producing the protein MAKLSSYYTLCPLIDKQSLLGVEQDADSACVIVTLGRNIVIRYKLQDLKQVSSWSSKERLSTQVTYDKKTSQYTAVFNEKYIRVWNGDETDLDKVKRYKFSKPFHTILSLEGNSPILVRQDGATASLKWALENRKTWTSRGILKSNEKLQNCQLVSFESRTYLCALTKTDQCYNYIVVGLHDDTCLEDPEHATRIELKRTSEFLVGHVILQERSDVALLTLWSHGRLYSYPLIRTCKTPIPGTFISVVTEINTKHPVVMVALNESRIAAYGADAQEEGSVLLIYNVQFKIVQAVQKLKLYTKDAKLWRIEDKLLLAANRHLAIAPYRLSPQSLEPIIGSSLNFKANKNGNNDYEVVVIQESTVKHWQKDSLSPTKIFAKDIPSRIINQINISLEEGADDTVIHCTFLPQLIEFKDVSTIVRCLDHSEDLPAKLLIDLISFCLKTPETAFSRPLQNGNSGGKRQSYTASFSRHAFLDRLFRFTLSDVSLITYLKSELSFSEILTLTRYLIKKLKNSDFLDHSIEPDEKQIYQWCSLLLDSHYQNYLLSQDPGVLDVLNELAALLDQQFQLLRDIENLRPMLFQVINRKPLKTSIKDFNKFYSIEEVQLY; encoded by the exons ATGGCAAAACTCAGTTCTTATTATACATTGTGTCCGCTGATCGATAAACAAAGCTTACTTGGAGTTGAACAAGATGCCGATTCTGCTTGTGTGATAGTAACACTCGGCAGAAATATCGTTATTCGCTATAAG CTTCAAGATCTAAAACAAGTCAGTAGTTGGTCAAGCAAAGAACGCCTGTCGACTCAAGTTACGTATGACAAAAAAACAAGCCAATATACAGCTgtgtttaatgaaaaatatataagagtaTGGAACGGGGATGAAACGGATTTGGACAAAGTGAAAAGATACAAATTTAGTAAGCCATTCCACACGATATTGTCTTTAGAGggtaattcgccaattttagTGCGACAAGATGGAGCAACGGCATCATTGAAATGGGCTTTGGAGAACAGAAAAACATGGACATCCAGAGGGATCCTCAAGTCCAATGAGAAATTACAGAATTGTCAATTGGTTAGTTTCGAAAGTAGAACGTATTTGTGCGCGTTGACAAAAACGGATCAATGTTACAATTACATTGTAGTGGGTTTGCACGATGATACGTGTTTGGAGGATCCGGAACACGCGACAAGAATTGAATTGAAGCGTACCTCGGAGTTCCTGGTAGGTCACGTTATATTGCAAGAAAGAAGTGATGTTGCTCTGTTGACTCTTTGGTCACACGGAAGATTGTACAGCTATCCTTTAATAAGAACTTGCAAAACTCCGATACCTGGCACGTTCATAAGCGTTGTCACAGAGATAAACACGAAACATCCGGTAGTAATGGTAGCATTGAACGAATCGAGGATCGCCGCGTATGGAGCCGATGCCCAGGAAGAGGGCTCGGTTCTTCTCATCTATAACGTTCAGTTTAAAATCGTGCAAGCCGTACAAAAGCTTAAATTGTACACAAAAGACGCTAAATTATGGCGGATCGAGGATAAACTTCTACTTGCGGCTAACAGACACTTGGCGATAGCTCCGTATCGCCTTTCCCCTCAAAGCCTTGAACCCATAATAGGTTCTTCGTTGAACTTCAAAGCCAACAAGAATGGCAACAACGACTATGAGGTTGTCGTCATCCAAGAATCCACCGTTAAACATTGGCAAAAAGACTCACTGTCcccaacaaaaatatttgcgaAAGATATACCTTCGAGGATCATTAACCAAATAAACATTTCGTTGGAGGAGGGCGCCGACGACACAGTGATTCATTGTACTTTCCTTCCTCAACTTATCGAATTCAAGGACGTTTCTACGATCGTGCGGTGTCTCGACCATTCCGAGGATTTGCCAGCAAAATTGCTAATCGACCTCATTTCATTTTGTCTCAAAACGCCAGAAACAGCTTTTTCTCGTCCTCTCCAAAACGGAAATTCCGGTGGAAAGAGACAATCTTACACCGCTTCCTTTTCTCGTCATGCCTTCCTCGACcgattgtttcgattcactttATCCGATGTCTCACTCATCACCTATCTCAAATCCGAATTAAGCTTCAGCGAAATCCTCACTCTCACGAggtatttgataaaaaaattgaaaaactcagACTTTTTGGATCACTCCATAGAACCTGACGAGAAACAAATCTATCAGTGGTGCAGCCTTCTACTCGATTCtcattatcaaaattacttaCTCTCCCAAGATCCTGGCGTTTTAGATGTACTCAATGAGTTGGCCGCTCTTCTCGATCAACAG TTTCAGTTACTCCGGGACATTGAAAATCTTAGACCGATGTTGTTCCAAGTTATCAACAGAAAACCTCTAAAAACTTCGATAAaggatttcaataaattttattctatAGAAGAAGTgcaattgtactga
- the UQCR-C2 gene encoding cytochrome b-c1 complex subunit 2, mitochondrial: MACSAIRSPILRNKSVRHYALAAAAQHAPATLSDVQVLGNKVTVAAVENNSPIAQVSVVIRAGSRNETYDTQGINHLLRLSAGLTTSRASYFGITRNLQQLGGNLTATADRETISYTLQVTRDKLGEALQYLEDVAVHQVFKPWEVAEQSTRMRYELSTLPETTRIIELLHKAAFRSGLGYSLYSPKRQIGKISSETLQHYFNTWFSGSRCAVVSTGVSLGEVSAFAANLKLPGGDCSSPGSKFWGGEVRKERNSELATVAVAVEGSGLDKEKDALAFAVLQQVAGTGPRAKWGTSTAPLYKSVASAAGSDPFAVSAINASYSDAGLFGFILSAPANVAGSLTKAAYKWFRTPSLTDADVNRGKTDLKAAILFGNDNNSSLLESLGQQAVLKGRVVSPLTIANEVDKISLNDVKSVATRLSGKVAMASIGDLSTVPYIDQLN; the protein is encoded by the exons ATGGCTTGCTCGGCGATACGATCCCCAATTTTGCGTAATAAATCG GTGCGCCACTACGCGTTGGCTGCAGCAGCTCAACATGCACCAGCCACTCTCTCCGACGTTCAAGTTTTGGGCAACAAAGTTACTGTTGCTGCAGTAGAAAACAACAGTCCTATCGCCCAAGTCTCTGTCGTCATTCG cGCTGGCTCACGTAACGAGACCTATGACACTCAGGGCATCAACCATCTGTTGCGTCTGTCTGCTGGTCTCACAACTAGTCGAGCTAGTTATTTTGGTATAACTCGCAATCTTCAACAGCTTGGAGGAAATCTGACTGCTACAGCTGATCGTGAGACAATTTCATACACCCTTCAAGTCACCAGAGACAAACT TGGGGAAGCACTACAATATTTGGAAGATGTCGCTGTGCACCAGGTTTTCAAGCCATGGGAGGTGGCAGAACAGTCAACACGAATGCGTTATGAACTTTCAACTTTACCAGAGACAACGCGCATTATCGAGCTTCTGCACaaagcagctttccgaagtggaTTAGGCTATTCTCTCTATTCGCCTAAACGTCAAATTGGGAAAATATCATCTGAAACA tTGCAACATTATTTCAACACGTGGTTTTCGGGTTCACGATGCGCTGTAGTTTCGACCGGAGTTTCGCTCGGAGAAGTATCCGCGTTTGCTGCCAATTTGAAACTTCCGGGTGGTGATTGTTCAAGCCCAGGATCAAAATTCTGGGGCGGTGAAGTGCGTAAAGAACGAAATTCTGAACTCGCGACAGTCGCAGTAGCTGTAGAGGGTTCGGGTCTCGATAAAGAGAAGGATGCGTTGGCATTCGCAGTTTTACAACAAGTTGCCGGTACAGGCCCACGCGCTAAATGGGGAACTAGCACAGCCCCTCTGTACAAGAGCGTTGCTTCGGCTGCTGGAAGCGATCCTTTCGCAGTTTCAGCTATCAATGCGAGTTATTCGGACGCTGGATTATTTGGTTTCATACTATCCGCTCCCGCCAATGTTGCTGGTTCG TTGACAAAAGCTGCTTACAAGTGGTTTCGGACACCTAGTCTCACCGATGCTGATGTGAATCGCGGTAAAACCGATCTCAAGGCTGCTATTTTATTCGGCAATGACAACAATTCGTCGCTTTTGGAAAGTCTCGGTCAACAAGCCGTACTCAAGGGACGCGTTGTGTCACCTCTGACCATTGCCAACGAAGTGGACAAAATTTCCCTCAATGATGTAAAGAGC GTTGCCACGAGGCTCAGCGGAAAAGTTGCAATGGCATCAATCGGTGATCTGTCCACTGTTCCCTACATAGATCAACTGAATTAG